Proteins encoded together in one Terriglobales bacterium window:
- the ahcY gene encoding adenosylhomocysteinase — protein sequence MATTATNVPSDVKSFELADLGKKRIDWANQSMKVLQIIRKEFIKNQPLRGIRVSACLHVTAETANLMITLRDGGADVALCASNPLSTQDDVAACLVRDYSVPVFAIKGEDNSTYYSHITAALDHKPQITMDDGADLVTTALTKRTDVVDGIIGGTEETTTGVIRLRAMAKEGVLRYPIIAVNDADTKHLFDNRYGTGQSTIDGIIRSTNFLLAGSKFVVVGYGWCGRGLASRARGQGAEVIVTEVDPIKALEAVMDGFRVMSMQEAAKIGDVFCTVTGNKNVIGKEHLELMKDGAIISNSGHFNVEIDIPALEKLASSKRTTRPFCDEYSLRDGRKIVLLGEGRLINLAAAEGHPASVMDMSFADQALSLEFLVKHHQSLDKKVYRVPEELDRRVAKLKLESMGIKIDRLTPEQEEYLASWSEGT from the coding sequence ATGGCTACGACAGCGACAAACGTTCCCTCGGATGTAAAGAGTTTTGAACTTGCGGATCTGGGTAAGAAGCGTATCGATTGGGCCAACCAGTCGATGAAGGTGCTGCAGATCATCCGCAAGGAGTTCATCAAGAACCAACCTTTGCGCGGAATTCGGGTCTCCGCCTGCCTGCATGTGACCGCGGAGACTGCAAACCTCATGATCACCTTGCGTGATGGCGGCGCCGACGTCGCCCTTTGCGCTTCCAATCCGCTTTCCACGCAGGATGATGTGGCTGCCTGCCTGGTGCGGGATTACAGCGTGCCCGTCTTCGCTATCAAGGGCGAGGACAACAGCACCTACTACTCGCATATCACCGCCGCGCTCGACCACAAACCGCAAATCACCATGGATGACGGGGCCGATCTGGTAACGACCGCGCTGACCAAGCGCACGGACGTAGTGGACGGCATCATCGGCGGCACCGAAGAGACGACCACGGGCGTGATCCGGCTGCGCGCCATGGCCAAGGAAGGCGTGCTGCGGTACCCGATCATTGCAGTCAACGATGCGGATACCAAGCATCTCTTCGACAATCGTTACGGCACCGGGCAGTCCACGATCGATGGCATCATCCGCTCCACCAATTTCCTGCTTGCTGGCAGCAAATTTGTAGTCGTGGGATATGGCTGGTGCGGCCGTGGTCTGGCCAGCCGCGCACGCGGTCAGGGCGCAGAGGTTATCGTGACGGAAGTTGATCCCATCAAGGCGCTTGAGGCAGTCATGGATGGCTTCCGCGTAATGTCTATGCAGGAAGCAGCCAAAATTGGCGACGTTTTCTGCACCGTCACCGGCAATAAGAATGTGATCGGCAAGGAACATCTCGAGCTGATGAAGGATGGCGCCATCATCTCCAACTCCGGTCACTTCAATGTGGAGATCGACATCCCTGCGCTGGAGAAGCTGGCTTCTTCCAAACGCACGACGCGGCCATTCTGCGATGAATACTCACTGAGAGATGGGCGGAAGATTGTCCTGCTCGGCGAAGGTCGCCTGATCAACCTCGCGGCGGCTGAAGGACATCCGGCCTCAGTCATGGATATGAGCTTCGCCGATCAGGCACTCTCCCTGGAGTTCCTGGTGAAGCATCACCAATCGCTGGATAAGAAGGTATATCGCGTGCCAGAGGAGCTCGATCGTCGCGTGGCGAAGCTGAAGCTGGAATCCATGGGAATCAAGATCGACCGCCTCACTCCTGAGCAGGAAGAGTACCTGGCCAGCTGGTCGGAGGGGACGTAG